One window of the Zea mays cultivar B73 chromosome 3, Zm-B73-REFERENCE-NAM-5.0, whole genome shotgun sequence genome contains the following:
- the LOC100126948 gene encoding basal endosperm transfer layer10 precursor — protein MHQITMAASNKIAAAHVVFVLALLLVAYRAEATVCMRHNNFYHGPCMSNKDCANSCVQHNLGVGGYCRGKIPFNKECMCTFECP, from the exons ATGCACCAAATAACCATGGCGGCATCTAACAAGATTGCAGCGGCACATGTCGTCTTCGTCCTTGCCTTGCTCCTTGTGGCCTATC GTGCGGAGGCAACTGTCTGCATGAGGCATAACAATTTCTATCACGGCCCATGCATGAGCAACAAGGACTGTGCCAACTCGTGCGTTCAACATAACCTCGGTGTCGGCGGGTATTGCAGGGGCAAGATCCCATTCAACAAAGAATGCATGTGTACATTTGAATGCCCATGA